The proteins below come from a single Microbacterium sp. SLBN-154 genomic window:
- a CDS encoding GlsB/YeaQ/YmgE family stress response membrane protein: MLWTILGLIVIGLIAGLIARAVIPGKQSMGILLTIVLGIVGSFVGGFLGFLIFGADPMGGFLQPSGIIGSIIGAIIVLGIYVLVTRNRSVTR, encoded by the coding sequence ATGCTCTGGACCATTCTCGGCCTCATCGTCATCGGCCTCATCGCCGGCCTCATCGCTCGCGCCGTCATCCCCGGCAAGCAGAGCATGGGCATCCTGCTGACCATCGTGCTCGGCATCGTCGGCTCGTTCGTCGGCGGATTCCTCGGATTCCTCATCTTCGGCGCCGACCCCATGGGCGGTTTCCTGCAGCCCTCCGGCATCATCGGCTCGATCATCGGCGCCATCATCGTGCTGGGGATCTACGTCCTCGTC